TGGCACTGGGTAGCTTTATTCAGGAAGATCCGTTCTGGTCTGCGCAGATCGCACAGATAACGGTCACTCCGGGGCGTGAGTTTGAACTGATCCCGAAACTGGGCGATCATGTGATCGTATTCGGCGACGGAGCAAACGTGGAAAAGAAGTTCAGTAAATTGCTGGCGTTCTATAAAGAGGGACTGAATAAAGTAGGCTGGAACAATTACGCGAAGATTAATGTTGCTTATGACAATGAGGTTGTATGCACAAGAAGAACAGGAGAGGAATTGTCAAAAAAACTGGCTACCGAAGACAGCGCGCGTATTGCCAGATTAAGTGATTCTTCTGACGGATTGCGGATACACCAAGATGAAGTAAAGCACGCGGGAACAACATCCACGACAAAAGCGCCGGCAAGGGTAGTTACAGCCAGGCCGTCGCTGACAAAACCGAAAGTACAAAAGGGACCGGCGTCCAACAAAACGACTCCGAAGGCTGTGTATAAACCGGTTAAACAATCTGTCAACACAACAAAAAACAATAGAACGCCATGAATCAGGAAGCTCCCATCATTGTAGGTCTGGATATTGGCACTACAAAGATTGCTGCCATTGCAGGCAGAAAGAATGAATACGGGAAACTGGAAATCCTGGGATTCGGTAAAGCCCCGTCGTTCGGCGTGCAGCACGGTATGGTGCTGAATATCGACCAAACGATCAAGGCTATCCGTCAAGCACTCGAGAATTGCTACGCTTCTAATCCGAATCTCGAAATCAATGAAGTATACGTTGGTATCGCAGGTCATCATATTAAAAGTCTGCAGACACGCGGAGATATCGTTCGTGCCGATACCGACGCTGAGATCTCGCAGCAAGACATTGATCAGCTGATCAATGACCAGTATAAAACAGTGATTCCCGCCAGTGATCAGATCATTGACGTGATACCGCAACAGTATATCGTGGATAGCCTCCAGAACATCACTTACCCTATTGGTATGTCGGGTGTAAAGGTCGGCGCTAACTTCCACATCATCACAGGTGATAAGAACGCTATCCGTAACATCAACCGCAGCGTGGAGAAATCTGGTCTGAAAATACATGACCTGGTGTTGCAGCCACTGGCATCCGCAGCAGCTGTTATGTGTGATATGGACTTCGAAGCCGGTGTAGCAATTGTAGATATCGGTGGTGGTACAACGGACCTCGCTGTGTTCTATGAAGGTATACTGAAACACACAGCCGTGATCCCATACGGTGGTGAGAATATCACCAACGATATTAAGAACGGGCTGGGTGTACTGAAAACGCAGGCAGAACAAATGAAGGTGCAATTTGGTTATGCATTAGCAGACGAAGCTAAAAGTAACGCCTATATCACCATTCCTGGCCTGCGTGGTCAAAGCCCGAAAGAAATTTCTGTGAAGAACCTGGCCCACATCATACAGGCTCGTATGAGTGAGATCATGGACTTCGTGGTGTATCATCTGAAACAGATCGGTATGGACAATAAAATGCTGAATGGCGGTATTATCCTGACTGGTGGAGGTTCTCAGCTGAAACATCTGATACAGTTAACAGAATACACAACTGGTGTAAGCGCACGTATCGGTTATCCGAACGAACATCTGGCAAGTGGTCATATCGAAGAACTGACAAGGCCAATGTATGCGACCTGCGTAG
The DNA window shown above is from Chitinophaga agri and carries:
- a CDS encoding cell division protein FtsQ/DivIB — protein: MQTKTRKVLRRIGTTLLWTGVLTGFVILLVAAVHDKNDGKCTGIVVKLQGEDDANFFIEEKDIKALVARNKAANPVGKAIKNINTAELEQIVSRDPWVKKAEIFIDNQRKLNIKVTQREPLARVFTASGNSFYFDKDGDRIPVSARYAARVPVFTNFPADAAKLATADSIVAAGIMALGSFIQEDPFWSAQIAQITVTPGREFELIPKLGDHVIVFGDGANVEKKFSKLLAFYKEGLNKVGWNNYAKINVAYDNEVVCTRRTGEELSKKLATEDSARIARLSDSSDGLRIHQDEVKHAGTTSTTKAPARVVTARPSLTKPKVQKGPASNKTTPKAVYKPVKQSVNTTKNNRTP
- the ftsA gene encoding cell division protein FtsA, with amino-acid sequence MNQEAPIIVGLDIGTTKIAAIAGRKNEYGKLEILGFGKAPSFGVQHGMVLNIDQTIKAIRQALENCYASNPNLEINEVYVGIAGHHIKSLQTRGDIVRADTDAEISQQDIDQLINDQYKTVIPASDQIIDVIPQQYIVDSLQNITYPIGMSGVKVGANFHIITGDKNAIRNINRSVEKSGLKIHDLVLQPLASAAAVMCDMDFEAGVAIVDIGGGTTDLAVFYEGILKHTAVIPYGGENITNDIKNGLGVLKTQAEQMKVQFGYALADEAKSNAYITIPGLRGQSPKEISVKNLAHIIQARMSEIMDFVVYHLKQIGMDNKMLNGGIILTGGGSQLKHLIQLTEYTTGVSARIGYPNEHLASGHIEELTRPMYATCVGLILKGYNDYENDRRALEENFVKVSTGAAPKEQTGKTVNLSDESWEDDEPTVEQIQERKARERNASLKTFLDRMKTKIIDMFTEEEDAKL